In Miscanthus floridulus cultivar M001 chromosome 8, ASM1932011v1, whole genome shotgun sequence, the sequence AtgtggttttattcttaaaaccgggtgctaaaATGAGATTCTCGAGTGTTATGACTAGTGGTAGTATTACTATTTAAAAATACTAGGAGAATTTTACCATTTTGATAGTGGTCAGGTATATTTCCCCTTTCTTCCAGATTGGGCACGCAGCAGGAAGTAAGAACACGCTGAAACTGTACTTCGTTTCTTTTACTTGACCGTCGATTTTAACCGATCCACCAACCGACAGTTACGTACAGTACAGTCAAGATTTCAACTCCAAGAAACAGGTTGAACGAATGAGCGGCTGCTTTTTTTCCTTCTTCCCTCGTTATTAATTATGTTCAGATGAACGAAGATCAATTCGTGCTTAAATTTCGACTTGCAAGTCAAATTAGTGTACAGTGGTCCACTTAATTTACCACCTCCTCCTTATTGAATACGAATAAAAAATTGCTGAAGACATCATCTGGTCGGTCATGTCAACGAACAAGTATAGGCTAGCCAGGATAGCTCTCATCCGTTCATATTTGTAAACGGCCAGCCACTCCACATCTCCTCTGTGGAATCTGCATGTATTCATTTTTGCACTGTATGATCTGCATGTATTCATTCGTAGCTGGCCAGAGCTGTGCTCCTGTACTTATACCCCAAATGAGTGAAATACAAGCTGCGGTCATTCTTCCCAAATTGCTTTCTTACATGTATCAGTCGACCATTGATCCTCTTTCTCATCTTCCGCTGCTTTCCAGCCATGACGAGCCCCGAcggttccatctcctccaaccCGTTTGCTGCGGCCGGCGAACCTGCTCCTCCCACAGCCACCACACTCGTTCTCATCAATATCCACAGCCACATCCCTGTAACTCTTGCCACCGACGACGGCAACTTCCGTCAGTGGCGCTCCTTCTTTGAGCTCACCATCTAGAAGTTCGGGCTGCTGAGTCACATCGATGGCACGGTGGACGCCGCCGCCATGACTGATGACCCCGAGTGGCTGCAGATCGATGCCTGCATCGTGTCATGGCTCTATTCCACGGTGTCCAAGGACATCTGGACTGACGTCTTCAAACCACGCAACACCGCTTACGCCGCGTGGTCCGCCATCACCGGGCAATTCCTGGACAACAGCCTTCAACGCGCCGTCTACGCCCAGCAAGAGTTCCATAGCCTCTTCCAGGGCGACATGTCCATTGGCGAGTACTGCGGCCGCCTCAAGCGGCTCGCCGACACCCTCTATGACTACGGCGCCGTCGTCTCCGACCCGGCTCTCGTCATCAACACGCTGCGCGGGCTGAACAACAAGTTTAGTCATGCGATTGCTGTGCTCTCCACCATGACGCCGCTGCCGACGTTCCTCAACGCCAACATCATCACcggcaaatggatcttcaagaacAAACTTCACCCGGATGGAACTCTAGAATGGCGCAAGGCTCGGTGGGTCGTCCGTGGGTTCTCCCAACGCCCAGGGGTCGATTTTCACCAGACCTTCTCGCCGGTGGTGAAGCCCTCCACCATTCGCATGGTCCTCCACCTCACCGCCACACGACAGTGGCCAGTGCACCAACTCGACGTCAAGAACGCGTTCCTACACGGCGACTTGGCTAAGAAGGTGTACTGCCATCAACCGGCTGGGTTCGTCGACGAGCTGCATCCGGATCACGTCTGCCTCCTTGTTAAGTCTCTATACGGACTCAAACAGGCACCACGGGCATGGTTCCAGCGTCTAGGCAACCACCTCCGATCCATCGGATTTGCTTCGACAGGATCCGACACATCGTTGTTCGTCTACAAGCAAAGAGATGCCATGGCCTACCTCCTGgtctacgtggatgacatcatctTGACTGTGTCATCGCCGTCGGTGCTTTGACACATAGTCCAACAACTCTGTCGAGAGTTCGCCATCAAGGACCTTGGCGACCTGCGCTTCTTCCTTGGTGTTCAGGTTCGTCAAGACGCCACTGGTTTCTCCCTCTCATAGGCTCAGTGCACGGAGGACATCTTGGAGTGAGCGGGCATGACCAACTGCAAGCCCGCCTCCACTTCAGTCGATGTCAAGCAGAAGTTGTCCGCTGCTGCTGGGGAACCAACAACTGACGGCACGTTCTACCGAAGCATCACAGGCGCATTGCAGTACTTGACTCTTATGCGTCCGGACATAGCCTATGCAATCAATCAAGCTTGCCTGTACATGCACTCTCCTCGTGCTGCTCACTGGAACCTCGTCAAGAGAATTCTCAGGTATCTTCGTGGCTCTATCAACGACGGCATCTTCATCTCCGCTTCGCCGTCGAACAACCTCACAGCCTACTCCGATGCCGACTGGGCCGGATGTCCGGACACCAGACGGTTGACGTCAGGCTACTGCGTCTTCCTTGGGGACTcgcttgtctcatggtcatcaaagagaCAACCGACCGTCTCCCGGTCAAGTGCGGAAGCTGAGTACAGGGCGGTGGCTAATGCCGCTGCAGAATGTTGCTGGCTACGGAATTTACTTCACGAGCTTCATGTTGATGTCAGGAAGGCCACTGTCATTTACTGTGACAACATATCAGCTGTATATTTATCTCAAAACCCAGTCCATCATCGACGAACGAAGCACGTTGAACTGGACATTCACTTTGTCAGGGAGAAGGTAGCACTTGGTCAATTCAGAGTTCTGCAGATTTCAACTCGGCATCAACTAGCTGACATAATGACCAAGGGATTGCCAACACCTCTGTTTACAGAGTTTAAGTGCAGTTTATGCATTCGGACAACCGATGCTCAAACTGCGGGGGGGTGTCAACGAacaagtataggctagctaggatAGCTATCATTCGTTCATATTTGTAAATGGCCAGCCACTCTCCACCTCTCATTCTCTATAGGATCTGCATGTATTCATTCCTTCTATGTAGGATTTGTGCTCCTGTACTTATACCCCAAATGAGTGAAATACAAGCTGCGGTCATTCTTCCCAAATTGCTTTCTTACAGGTCAAAATAATCATGTCTTAGTCATCACTCTAGCTACCAGCATGATTAGCCACTCTTCTTTACACAACTAATCAAAGCATCTGAGACTTGACCCAATCCATGCCGTCAGTGCACCACCGTGTTTCGGTGTCGCTGCGAGGCCCAATCCTCGACTGCACCAGAATCAAAAGCTGTTGAAAACCAACGGTGATCGTCACGCTTTATTTCTCTACTGTCATCCACTAACCCTTCATCAAATCATTCCTCAATCAATTTGGATGTCACGACTCACGAGCCTTTTGACATGGGATGTGAAAGCATCAGGGCCCAGCTGGATTAGGAGTGGCCAGGTGGCAGACGACGCTTGCGCTTGCATGCACACAAAGGAAGCGATCAGATCGCCACACCGTACCCACACATGagtgacatgatgatggcgagagATGGTTGGGGGTGGGGTGGCCCAAAGATTGTGTTCTCCCAACCAACATGACCATACAACGGAGGAGAGGAGATCTTGCATTGCATCCGGAGAGGTCATTGACATGTGCAGGGCTCGCGCTCGCCATCGCAAAAATGCTCTCTTTTTGCCTCGGCCGGCTACCTGCGGATGCATCCAGTGGCGCCGGACGAGTGTGATCGGGGAGGGCGTTAGTGCCCATGTAAATGTCATGGATTCGTGGCCTCTTGTTCTTCATTCAGTGCCTGTCGACGGCCACCGACCGACTATA encodes:
- the LOC136469744 gene encoding uncharacterized mitochondrial protein AtMg00810-like: MTNCKPASTSVDVKQKLSAAAGEPTTDGTFYRSITGALQYLTLMRPDIAYAINQACLYMHSPRAAHWNLVKRILRYLRGSINDGIFISASPSNNLTAYSDADWAGCPDTRRLTSGYCVFLGDSLVSWSSKRQPTVSRSSAEAEYRAVANAAAECCWLRNLLHELHVDVRKATVIYCDNISAVKIIMS